One Blastopirellula marina genomic region harbors:
- a CDS encoding ATP-dependent Clp protease proteolytic subunit: MAKSQKSDSSGDSQHEEESGPLEIVISGEFGESCTEIYEKILEVPLEGECTLYFDSPGGSSYAAIGLVSLLRIRKIQATGIVIGECSSAAIWPFAACKKRYVTPWSVLLFHPMRWQSDENIPITEATEWVRHYHHLNSEMDSMLASLFKTKPELIAQWTHPGRFVTGAELAETGLAELIELF, from the coding sequence ATGGCGAAGTCTCAGAAGTCGGACAGTTCCGGCGATTCCCAGCATGAAGAAGAATCGGGGCCACTTGAAATCGTTATCTCTGGCGAATTCGGGGAGTCGTGTACTGAAATCTATGAGAAAATTCTGGAAGTTCCTCTTGAGGGAGAATGCACTCTCTATTTCGACTCCCCAGGTGGCAGTTCCTATGCAGCGATTGGGCTGGTAAGTCTTCTCCGCATTCGCAAGATCCAAGCAACCGGCATTGTCATAGGCGAATGCTCCTCGGCTGCAATTTGGCCCTTTGCTGCGTGCAAGAAGCGTTATGTGACCCCCTGGAGCGTTCTCTTGTTTCATCCGATGCGATGGCAAAGTGACGAGAATATTCCAATCACGGAAGCTACCGAATGGGTTCGCCACTACCATCATCTGAATTCGGAGATGGATTCTATGCTGGCAAGTCTTTTCAAGACGAAACCTGAATTGATCGCCCAGTGGACGCATCCAGGAAGGTTTGTGACTGGGGCTGAACTGGCCGAGACCGGTCTGGCAGAACTAATCGAGCTTTTCTGA
- a CDS encoding FAD:protein FMN transferase: MTPEEEKLASRRNFLWGKVRSEEEPNSEEATEQGGMSASSTAPGAYLLQLARKAMACQFEVYLNAVGPGTETEAGVAALDMVTELEQQLSAYRYDSEICMLGATAYLRPQVVEQRLFELLQLAVQLHRDTHGAFDITAGPLIKAWGFFDREGKVPDEVDLAEAMSLVGSNKLTLDESQRTIFFQKEGVELNLGSIGKGYALDRCRELLREAGVEDYLLHGGTSSVLAQGVRRDGTPRDGWEVGVPHPLRPDRRIGTVHLNGEALGTSGAAFQAFFHEGKKYGHVLDPRTGQPATSVLSATVIAPTAALADALATACYVMGPEETEAMLPKYPEVSVLLVKEGRRRGSVETIMLGGMNERLALVPTSL, encoded by the coding sequence GTGACACCTGAAGAGGAAAAACTGGCCAGTCGCCGCAACTTTCTGTGGGGAAAGGTCCGTTCGGAAGAAGAACCCAACTCAGAGGAAGCCACTGAGCAGGGGGGGATGTCTGCCTCGTCAACGGCACCTGGTGCCTACCTGCTTCAGCTGGCCAGGAAGGCGATGGCCTGCCAATTCGAGGTCTACTTGAATGCCGTCGGGCCAGGCACCGAAACCGAAGCCGGGGTCGCCGCACTAGATATGGTGACCGAGCTCGAGCAACAGCTTTCCGCCTATCGCTACGACAGCGAAATCTGCATGTTGGGGGCGACTGCTTACTTGCGACCCCAAGTTGTTGAACAGCGTCTATTCGAGTTGTTGCAGCTCGCAGTTCAGTTGCACCGAGACACGCACGGTGCGTTCGATATCACCGCGGGACCGTTGATTAAAGCTTGGGGATTCTTTGATCGCGAAGGCAAGGTCCCCGACGAGGTCGACCTGGCCGAGGCCATGAGCCTGGTCGGAAGTAACAAGCTGACACTCGATGAAAGCCAACGCACGATCTTCTTCCAGAAAGAAGGGGTCGAACTCAACCTGGGGAGTATTGGCAAAGGGTACGCGTTAGATCGTTGCCGCGAACTCCTTCGCGAAGCTGGGGTGGAAGACTACTTACTGCACGGCGGGACCAGCAGCGTGCTCGCCCAAGGAGTGCGACGCGACGGAACACCGCGCGATGGTTGGGAGGTAGGTGTCCCTCATCCTTTGCGGCCTGATCGCAGGATCGGAACGGTACACCTGAACGGCGAAGCACTGGGAACTTCTGGTGCCGCGTTCCAAGCGTTCTTTCACGAAGGGAAGAAGTACGGTCATGTACTCGATCCTCGTACTGGGCAACCGGCGACTTCGGTGCTTTCGGCAACGGTTATCGCGCCCACGGCTGCTTTGGCCGATGCTCTGGCGACCGCATGTTATGTCATGGGACCGGAAGAGACGGAGGCAATGCTGCCAAAATACCCTGAGGTTTCCGTCTTGCTGGTCAAAGAGGGGCGACGGCGAGGAAGCGTCGAGACAATCATGCTCGGCGGAATGAACGAGCGACTGGCACTCGTCCCGACCTCGCTGTAA
- a CDS encoding ATP-dependent helicase, which yields MTDYLFEGLTSSQREAVAHVDGPILVLAGPGSGKTRVVTHRIAHMLRSGVYSSQIVALTFTNKAAEEMRSRVERLAPESTVWVSTFHRFCARLLRAYSNLVGLEPNYTIYDTSDSLQILKRALQTEEISMSHATPEKVAKAISWAKNNMVLPERYEANSANAISSIVQDVYPEYQRQLRAANAVDFDDMLMLVAQMLQENPDLRAALDERFRYILVDEYQDTNLVQYLLVRSLSQQYPNLGVTGDPDQSIYGWRGANLNNILDFEKDFDHVKVVRLEQNFRSTPNILSVADQLIGHNKRRKKKSLFTDHAPGQPVRLLTYSTSHEEAQAIATRVATYVAQGKRRPRDFAIFYRVNALSRAYEEALRQQGIPYMIVSGVEFYQRKEIKDVLAYAMLMNNPRDDVAFTRIVNTPTRGIGKSTILKLQVHALDHGISMMDAAREAGMIDSLNKRAAVAVAKFVAMFDRLSLKINEPVEEILGAILSETGLRAQYENSDDEEDLSRLENIDELLSSAREFDFQHPEDGTLEQYLEDKALVNETDEFDTALDRVTLMTLHAAKGLEFPHVFMVAIEEGLLPHERSKDSDAQLEEERRLMFVGITRAQEELELSTANQRDFRGRRMMTVPSKFLFELPREEMDFQAALGRYAPTSQEWDDIHEIPEDDFSQTGESGDFADNSPSNDPSPQTKMLMTAADMVKGPSSSKPKLNPDKFHQSMAVIHPTYGLGKIIAMSGEGAKRTATVQFVTGEQKKFVLAYSELRPASST from the coding sequence ATGACCGATTATTTGTTTGAAGGGCTGACCAGCAGCCAGCGGGAAGCCGTGGCTCATGTCGACGGCCCAATCCTCGTTCTGGCAGGCCCCGGCAGTGGTAAGACGCGCGTCGTTACGCACCGCATCGCACATATGCTGCGTAGCGGAGTCTATTCCTCGCAGATCGTCGCGCTGACGTTTACCAACAAAGCTGCCGAAGAAATGCGTTCCCGCGTCGAACGCCTGGCTCCCGAAAGCACCGTCTGGGTCAGTACGTTCCATCGATTTTGTGCGCGGCTGTTACGAGCTTATTCCAACCTGGTTGGACTCGAGCCGAATTATACGATCTACGATACTTCAGACTCGCTGCAGATTCTCAAGCGTGCTCTTCAGACCGAAGAGATCTCGATGTCGCACGCCACGCCTGAGAAAGTCGCCAAGGCGATCAGTTGGGCCAAGAACAACATGGTTCTACCCGAACGTTACGAAGCCAACTCCGCCAACGCAATCAGTTCGATCGTGCAAGATGTCTACCCGGAATACCAGCGTCAACTGCGCGCGGCCAATGCGGTCGACTTTGACGACATGCTGATGCTCGTTGCCCAGATGCTGCAGGAAAACCCAGACCTTCGGGCAGCGCTCGACGAACGCTTTCGTTACATCCTGGTCGACGAGTACCAGGATACGAACCTGGTGCAGTACCTGCTGGTGCGTTCCCTTTCCCAACAGTACCCCAACCTGGGCGTTACTGGTGATCCCGATCAGTCGATTTATGGCTGGCGAGGGGCGAACCTGAACAACATTCTCGACTTTGAAAAAGACTTCGACCACGTGAAGGTCGTTCGTTTGGAGCAAAACTTCCGCAGCACGCCTAATATTCTCTCCGTGGCGGATCAACTCATTGGTCACAACAAGCGGCGTAAGAAGAAGTCTCTTTTTACCGACCACGCCCCCGGTCAGCCGGTACGTCTGCTGACATATTCGACGAGCCACGAGGAAGCCCAGGCAATTGCGACACGGGTTGCGACTTACGTCGCCCAAGGCAAGCGTCGTCCTCGCGACTTCGCCATTTTCTATCGAGTGAACGCACTTTCTCGCGCCTACGAAGAAGCTCTCCGGCAGCAGGGCATTCCGTACATGATTGTCAGCGGCGTCGAGTTTTATCAGCGAAAGGAAATCAAGGACGTACTGGCCTATGCCATGCTGATGAACAACCCGCGAGATGACGTGGCGTTCACTCGTATCGTAAATACGCCTACGCGTGGCATCGGCAAATCGACGATCCTCAAGCTACAGGTTCATGCCCTGGATCATGGGATCTCGATGATGGATGCCGCGCGTGAGGCTGGCATGATCGACTCGCTCAACAAGCGAGCTGCCGTAGCGGTCGCCAAATTTGTGGCCATGTTCGATCGACTCTCGTTGAAGATCAACGAACCTGTCGAAGAGATCCTGGGAGCCATCCTGAGCGAGACCGGCCTCCGGGCCCAGTACGAGAACTCGGATGACGAAGAGGACCTGTCCCGTCTGGAAAACATCGACGAGCTTCTTTCATCGGCCCGGGAGTTCGATTTCCAACACCCCGAGGATGGCACGCTGGAGCAGTACTTGGAAGATAAAGCTCTGGTCAACGAGACCGATGAATTCGACACGGCCCTCGACCGTGTCACCCTAATGACGCTTCATGCGGCCAAGGGGCTCGAGTTTCCCCACGTATTTATGGTAGCCATTGAAGAAGGCCTACTGCCGCACGAACGGTCGAAAGATTCAGATGCCCAACTCGAAGAAGAACGGCGATTGATGTTCGTGGGCATTACCAGGGCCCAGGAAGAACTGGAACTGAGCACCGCGAACCAACGAGATTTCCGCGGTCGACGCATGATGACGGTCCCCAGCAAGTTTCTCTTCGAGCTGCCCCGTGAAGAAATGGACTTCCAGGCAGCCTTGGGGCGATATGCTCCTACATCTCAAGAATGGGATGACATTCATGAGATCCCTGAGGACGACTTCAGCCAGACTGGCGAATCGGGCGATTTCGCCGACAACTCGCCAAGCAACGATCCCTCTCCCCAGACTAAAATGCTCATGACCGCGGCCGACATGGTAAAAGGTCCGAGTTCATCCAAACCGAAATTGAATCCGGACAAGTTTCATCAATCGATGGCTGTCATTCATCCGACTTACGGGCTGGGTAAGATCATTGCCATGAGTGGCGAAGGTGCCAAACGTACGGCAACCGTTCAATTCGTTACTGGTGAACAAAAGAAATTCGTTCTCGCCTACTCAGAACTTCGCCCCGCCTCATCCACTTGA
- a CDS encoding sugar phosphate isomerase/epimerase family protein, producing the protein MMESSPKFTRRNWMMGTAGLAAAGFVAETSQAAKPIADRSAPKFKLSLAAYSYRKLLQDTNSGVTLKTFIDDCAKMQLDGTELTSYYFPKDVEAGYLYDLKSHAFRQGLSVSGTAIGNDFGHPPGEQRDQQIELTKSWIENAAKLGAPVIRVFAGHQKKGISPEETHRLMVEGLTEVCQYAGQHGVFLALENHGGPTATAEGLLKLVNDVESDWFGVNLDSGNFHSDDIYGELAQIAPYALNAQIKVVVSGPDKKKVPTDFKRIFDILGEANYRGFVVLEYEENENPREECPKFIETLREAMG; encoded by the coding sequence ATGATGGAATCCTCGCCGAAGTTCACACGCCGAAATTGGATGATGGGTACCGCGGGTCTCGCCGCGGCAGGGTTCGTGGCTGAAACATCTCAGGCAGCGAAGCCCATTGCCGATCGCAGTGCCCCCAAATTCAAGCTCAGCCTGGCTGCCTACAGCTATCGAAAACTTCTGCAAGACACAAACTCAGGCGTGACGTTGAAGACGTTCATCGATGACTGTGCCAAGATGCAGCTGGATGGGACCGAGCTAACGTCGTACTACTTTCCCAAAGACGTCGAAGCAGGCTATCTCTATGATCTGAAATCGCATGCGTTTCGCCAAGGTCTAAGCGTTTCCGGCACTGCCATCGGTAACGATTTTGGTCATCCGCCCGGCGAACAGCGCGACCAGCAAATCGAGCTGACCAAATCCTGGATTGAAAACGCAGCCAAGCTCGGGGCACCTGTCATCCGCGTGTTCGCCGGACACCAGAAAAAGGGGATCTCTCCGGAAGAGACGCATCGCTTGATGGTGGAAGGTTTGACCGAAGTATGTCAGTACGCAGGCCAGCACGGTGTCTTCCTGGCACTGGAAAACCACGGCGGCCCCACCGCAACTGCCGAGGGCTTACTCAAGCTAGTGAACGACGTCGAAAGCGACTGGTTTGGCGTGAACCTCGATTCCGGCAATTTCCACAGCGACGACATTTATGGCGAACTGGCGCAAATTGCTCCTTACGCGTTAAATGCGCAGATCAAAGTCGTTGTCTCGGGACCTGACAAAAAGAAAGTTCCCACCGACTTCAAACGCATCTTCGATATCCTGGGTGAAGCCAACTATCGCGGTTTCGTTGTCTTGGAATACGAAGAGAATGAAAACCCGCGCGAAGAGTGCCCCAAGTTCATCGAGACACTTCGCGAAGCAATGGGCTAA
- the polX gene encoding DNA polymerase/3'-5' exonuclease PolX produces MNNAQIAAKFEMLADLLEFQGANSFRIRAYRNAARTIESLSQQISDILNDTSQKLTDFEGIGKDLAEKCQVLVETGKLPQLEDLQKKIPPSVLAMLRIPGLGPKKAAVIYKELGISTLEGLREACQDEKIRALKGFGAKTEQTILSGIDLAATADQRVYWAKADKLVQRLREHLESAKGIEKLTFAGSYRRGKETVGDIDILTVAESSNEAMDRLGEFPDLEEVIARGDTKMSIRLASNMQVDLRVVPAKSYGAAMQYFTGSKEHNVKVRGIAKQRGLKINEYGVFRVNDDGSETYVAGETEEDVYAALDLPCFPPELRENRDEFKLVETGLPKLITVEDIVGDMHMHTDATDGLNTLEEMIEAGIAKGYQYIAITDHSKRVSMANGLNAERLLEQWKTIDKLRNKYDGKIQILKGLECDILEQGGMDLPDEVLEQGDWIIASVHYGQGQPKQQITDRIVGALENPNVCIIAHPTGRLINRREPYEVDLDAVFQCAKENKKFVELNANPARLDLNDVYCHAAKGQGIPIGINSDGHKIEGLDVIRYGIMQARRAGLTKEDVVNTRSWDDIRKLLGRV; encoded by the coding sequence ATGAATAACGCTCAAATCGCTGCCAAGTTTGAAATGCTGGCAGATCTTCTCGAGTTCCAGGGAGCCAATAGCTTTCGCATCCGTGCCTATCGAAACGCGGCTCGCACGATTGAAAGCCTGTCGCAGCAAATCAGCGATATTCTGAACGACACCTCTCAGAAATTGACCGACTTCGAGGGCATTGGTAAAGACCTGGCGGAGAAGTGCCAGGTACTGGTCGAGACTGGCAAGTTGCCGCAGCTGGAAGATCTTCAGAAGAAAATTCCCCCTTCCGTGCTGGCCATGCTGCGAATTCCTGGCTTGGGGCCCAAGAAGGCAGCGGTAATCTACAAGGAACTGGGAATCTCTACGCTGGAGGGGCTAAGAGAAGCTTGCCAGGATGAAAAAATCCGGGCACTCAAAGGTTTCGGTGCCAAGACCGAGCAAACCATCTTGAGTGGCATCGATCTCGCCGCGACAGCCGATCAGCGGGTCTACTGGGCCAAAGCCGACAAGCTGGTGCAGCGTCTAAGAGAACATCTTGAGAGTGCGAAAGGCATCGAGAAACTCACCTTCGCAGGCAGCTACCGTCGTGGCAAGGAAACCGTCGGCGATATCGATATTCTGACGGTCGCCGAGTCGTCGAACGAAGCGATGGATCGTTTGGGTGAGTTTCCTGATCTGGAAGAAGTGATTGCCCGAGGGGATACAAAAATGTCGATTCGACTAGCCAGCAACATGCAAGTCGATCTACGCGTCGTGCCAGCCAAGAGTTACGGGGCGGCAATGCAGTATTTCACCGGATCAAAGGAGCATAACGTCAAAGTTCGTGGAATCGCCAAGCAGCGAGGGCTAAAGATCAACGAGTATGGTGTGTTTCGCGTGAATGACGATGGAAGCGAAACCTACGTCGCAGGCGAAACTGAAGAGGACGTCTACGCGGCGCTTGATCTACCTTGTTTTCCGCCAGAACTGCGTGAGAATCGCGATGAATTCAAGCTGGTTGAAACGGGACTTCCTAAGCTAATCACCGTCGAGGACATCGTGGGGGATATGCATATGCATACCGACGCGACTGATGGTTTGAATACGCTGGAAGAAATGATCGAGGCAGGGATCGCGAAAGGATATCAGTACATCGCGATCACCGACCACTCTAAGCGAGTCAGCATGGCCAATGGCTTAAATGCGGAGCGACTGCTGGAACAATGGAAGACGATCGATAAGCTTCGCAATAAGTACGACGGCAAGATTCAAATTCTCAAGGGGCTTGAGTGTGATATTCTCGAACAGGGTGGGATGGATCTTCCGGATGAGGTGCTGGAGCAAGGGGATTGGATTATCGCCAGCGTGCACTATGGTCAGGGCCAGCCAAAGCAGCAAATCACCGATCGTATTGTGGGGGCACTAGAAAATCCCAATGTCTGTATCATCGCTCATCCGACAGGTCGTCTGATCAACCGTCGTGAGCCTTATGAGGTCGATTTGGACGCCGTTTTTCAATGTGCCAAAGAGAACAAGAAGTTCGTTGAACTCAATGCCAACCCCGCTCGGCTCGACTTGAATGACGTTTACTGTCACGCGGCGAAAGGGCAGGGCATTCCCATCGGCATCAACAGCGACGGTCACAAGATCGAAGGGCTGGACGTGATCCGCTACGGGATCATGCAAGCACGAAGAGCCGGCCTGACCAAAGAGGATGTCGTCAATACGCGATCGTGGGACGACATCCGAAAGTTACTTGGCCGAGTTTAG
- a CDS encoding PQQ-binding-like beta-propeller repeat protein yields the protein MITRRFCLKTVGLTFGLACFTSSAYAGDWPQILGPQRNGHAEEEKLLDQWPRRGPTEVWKKDLGSGYAGPAVADGVVYLFYRESNSELLEAVELKTGKRIWSRDMRASYQASINPDDGPRCVPVVTKDSVIVYGAAGILRSVDRQSGKLRWEVDMAGNFGAPDGYFGAGSTPIVFEKSVLVNVGGRNGSGIVAVNLEDGQFQWRALDDAASYSSPVMTTIADRPYAVFVTRLQTVVVDPFTGNVFYGFPFGARGPTVNAATPVVSGNKLFVTASYGVGAKLVELEKTQFKPIWENDDTLSSQYNTPVLVGDYLYGIHGREDLGSPELRCVEFATGRVRWSHQLPGTAHLIYADQKLIAVTNEGTAILFLPDENKFTEVSRFRASNDISRALPALSGGYLLVRETGTRGGPIRCFQIGKSP from the coding sequence ATGATTACTCGCCGTTTCTGTTTGAAAACCGTAGGCCTGACCTTTGGTCTGGCCTGTTTTACCTCATCAGCCTATGCGGGGGATTGGCCTCAAATCCTGGGACCGCAAAGAAATGGTCATGCGGAAGAGGAAAAGCTGCTTGATCAGTGGCCCCGACGAGGCCCCACAGAAGTCTGGAAAAAGGACCTCGGTAGCGGCTACGCAGGCCCGGCGGTCGCGGACGGCGTCGTCTACTTGTTCTACCGGGAAAGCAATTCCGAGTTGCTAGAAGCGGTCGAGTTGAAGACCGGGAAGAGGATCTGGTCACGCGATATGCGGGCCTCGTATCAGGCATCGATCAATCCCGACGACGGACCACGCTGCGTGCCAGTCGTGACGAAAGACTCGGTCATTGTTTACGGTGCCGCCGGTATCTTACGTAGTGTCGATCGTCAGAGCGGCAAGCTGCGGTGGGAAGTGGACATGGCCGGTAACTTCGGTGCCCCTGATGGATACTTCGGTGCGGGAAGTACCCCGATCGTGTTCGAAAAGTCGGTTCTCGTAAATGTCGGTGGACGCAACGGATCGGGCATCGTGGCCGTTAATCTGGAAGACGGCCAGTTCCAATGGCGAGCGCTCGACGATGCGGCCAGCTACTCATCACCTGTGATGACCACGATCGCCGATCGCCCCTATGCGGTGTTTGTAACGCGGCTACAAACCGTGGTGGTCGATCCCTTTACCGGAAATGTGTTCTATGGATTTCCTTTCGGGGCGAGAGGCCCAACAGTAAATGCCGCAACACCTGTCGTTTCTGGCAACAAGCTATTTGTGACTGCAAGCTATGGCGTGGGTGCCAAGCTGGTTGAACTTGAGAAGACCCAGTTCAAGCCGATATGGGAAAACGACGACACCCTTTCCAGCCAATACAACACGCCAGTTCTGGTGGGCGATTACTTGTATGGCATACATGGCCGCGAAGATTTAGGTTCGCCAGAATTGCGATGCGTGGAGTTTGCCACAGGAAGAGTCAGGTGGTCCCATCAGCTTCCGGGTACGGCGCACCTGATTTATGCGGATCAGAAGTTAATCGCTGTGACCAATGAAGGGACTGCGATTCTGTTTCTTCCCGATGAAAACAAATTCACAGAAGTCAGCCGCTTCCGCGCGAGCAACGACATCTCGCGTGCGTTGCCCGCGCTAAGCGGTGGTTATTTGCTTGTTCGCGAAACGGGTACACGGGGAGGTCCGATTCGCTGTTTTCAGATTGGCAAGTCCCCATAG
- a CDS encoding DNA-directed RNA polymerase subunit alpha C-terminal domain-containing protein codes for MPRIPLNAADQQHDDLLAKLEMSTAEIGLTVRTTNCLEEKGIFTVRDLLNCTPADLLSISNFGEKTLDEVYSALEGVGFYRHTRQLARATAVAV; via the coding sequence ATGCCACGTATTCCTCTGAATGCGGCTGACCAACAACACGACGACCTGTTGGCCAAGCTGGAAATGAGTACGGCGGAAATCGGATTGACGGTCCGCACGACAAATTGCCTCGAGGAAAAGGGCATCTTTACCGTTCGCGATCTGCTGAATTGCACACCAGCCGACTTGTTGAGTATTTCCAACTTCGGCGAAAAGACCCTCGACGAGGTCTACTCGGCGCTCGAAGGCGTTGGGTTCTATCGTCACACTCGCCAACTCGCTCGAGCTACGGCCGTCGCCGTTTAA
- a CDS encoding cytochrome c — protein sequence MRQFGIVLVVGIMAPLVSNSSLHAQQAERRAKAPEFNNTTTSIIFFKDVFAEALQGERPTILSENSQAPAMAPSSPAGGGGMQSPATTGGGKAGEWADIISPGTIQDEVKRLNNQLAETVQNVRKFNGGGFEEARRDFTELAMLFEIIAEHDGDVRWKEFALTARDGFARAGFNSKVGTDNSFKEAKLRAEDVEQLVRGGSIDTREADPKATWDAIADRPPLMQRLEIAYQKRLKPMTASESEFKSNVEEILHEAEIIAAIGHAMQKEGFEYYDDADYVTFSQQMQEAALKVVKAVKENNADAARTAAGDVGQSCTLCHESYR from the coding sequence ATGCGTCAATTCGGTATCGTTCTTGTCGTCGGAATCATGGCTCCGCTGGTCAGCAACTCTTCGTTGCATGCCCAACAAGCCGAACGCCGTGCCAAGGCCCCGGAATTTAATAATACAACGACCAGCATCATCTTTTTCAAAGATGTCTTCGCGGAAGCCCTCCAGGGAGAACGCCCGACCATCCTCAGCGAGAACAGCCAAGCCCCAGCCATGGCACCGAGCTCGCCCGCTGGCGGCGGGGGCATGCAATCGCCAGCCACGACAGGGGGCGGCAAGGCCGGGGAATGGGCCGACATTATTTCGCCGGGCACCATTCAAGACGAAGTGAAACGTCTCAATAACCAGTTGGCGGAAACGGTTCAGAACGTCCGTAAGTTCAACGGGGGTGGTTTCGAGGAAGCACGTCGCGACTTCACCGAACTGGCCATGCTTTTCGAGATTATCGCTGAGCATGACGGTGACGTTCGCTGGAAGGAATTTGCCCTGACCGCGCGGGACGGGTTTGCCCGGGCTGGTTTCAATTCCAAAGTGGGAACCGACAACTCGTTCAAAGAAGCCAAATTGCGTGCCGAGGACGTAGAACAACTCGTTCGTGGTGGATCGATCGATACGCGCGAAGCCGATCCCAAGGCAACCTGGGATGCCATCGCCGACCGCCCTCCTCTGATGCAGCGACTAGAGATCGCCTACCAGAAGCGTCTTAAACCGATGACTGCTAGCGAATCAGAGTTCAAAAGCAATGTCGAAGAGATTCTGCATGAAGCCGAAATCATTGCCGCGATCGGACATGCCATGCAGAAAGAAGGCTTCGAATACTACGACGACGCCGACTACGTCACCTTCAGCCAACAAATGCAGGAAGCGGCGTTGAAAGTCGTGAAGGCCGTCAAAGAGAACAACGCCGATGCGGCCCGTACCGCCGCCGGCGATGTCGGTCAGTCGTGCACACTTTGCCACGAAAGCTATCGCTAG